The Meriones unguiculatus strain TT.TT164.6M chromosome 1, Bangor_MerUng_6.1, whole genome shotgun sequence genome has a segment encoding these proteins:
- the LOC110566737 gene encoding ubiquitin carboxyl-terminal hydrolase 29-like, translating to MAHLKMHGFVQIRSKDRSKHTRASQWKSADLQIVERKQKVNLVVSFKLEERRRVFQLDDNVANVEVGDCELELHYLHLTLRDGTSLLIDKLSSTDFEHLKSSLDLFIPCESQQPLEPKSNYDVPENSVPFCGEHHEPVCGPLNTTTGTGIPFSRKMPISVSDSTSCHVGKKREGKRGEKRKTATSSSIETNEDIFKESNLEPKKKSKNVRSKAEKLMAVRDQEMYNSWEIDPLLLFSPNSYEKPSLGDTTFPFPKYFDERNGPKQLKREGFPNLGNTCYMNSILQSVFGIPTFAKDLLTQGIPFDSVSGDDLIKPLTQLLVVKDIQDVDIKGAFLMNVMRSISMVTDTFSYNEQNDAHEFLSVCLDLLKLSMEKLNTMWNAERENKGEKSSSLMYAGTAAFKRFVCPVRANFEIELQKSIICEGCGEATLKTEVSNYLSIDLHQGTKESPLSIQRSFDLFFKPEKIEHNCEKCKNKNSVLRYTLRRLPKVLIVHLKRYQVTTDKLLVKSQQPVEISKYLNISSHCNRNRNPPFPLDNTSPNGDYDISNVSQGVMPKILNQSMPSRKVTSETSDPTILQVECDEDAEIQNFLRMYKDAGEEQQQRDLESGSKLEPELVKTEYRMLSEKTLLAADSVGEGKGFLSMICEPVSIQDPGLTEVPDDADFKDYEKVIVHEESDYHTTTELSKYFCDLKEWKILEGSQEMVEQLYQIHGNGMRNELLLQASYPSVSTQKGTGKGMSRSSELRAQVDDPHSLGVFGPDNNPKNNNVTERNNIVNATEESNVEMEDDPQNYRLVSVVSHFGSSPNSGHYVSDVYDFQRQAWLLYSDMEVFEIPDSFIQEGRRHTGYIFFYMHNEVFEELLKKALECKFTSTSKGETKEIDLSTLFFGLTDII from the coding sequence ATGGCTCATCTAAAGATGCATGGTTTTGTCCAAATCCGAAGCAAGGACAGGAGCAAGCACACCAGAGCATCTCAGTGGAAATCAGCAGACCTCCAAATagtagaaagaaaacagaaagttaatCTGGTGGTTTCTTTCAAGttggaagaaaggagaagggttTTTCAGCTGGATGATAATGTTGCCAATGTCGAGGTTGGAGATTGTGAGCTGGAACTGCATTACCTGCATTTAACGTTGAGAGATGGCACTTCCTTACTCATTGACAAGTTATCCTCCACAGACTTCGAACATTTGAAGTCATCCCTGGATTTGTTTATTCCATGTGAATCTCAACAACCTCTGGAGCCCAAGAGTAATTATGATGTTCCTGAAAACAGTGTTCCATTCTGTGGGGAGCACCACGAGCCAGTTTGTGGACCTCTGAATACCACAACAGGAACTGGGATACCATTCTCCAGAAAGATGCCAATTTCTGTGTCAGACTCCACCAGCTGTCATGttggaaaaaagagagaaggaaaacgaGGTGAAAAGAGGAAGACAGCAACATCATCCAGTATAGAAACGAATGAGGACATTTTCAAAGAAAGTAATCTTGAACcaaaaaagaaatccaagaatGTAAGAAGCAAAGCAGAGAAATTGATGGCTGTAAGAGATCAGGAAATGTATAACAGTTGGGAAATTGACCCTTTGCTTTTATTCAGTCCCAACTCCTATGAAAAGCCTAGCCTAGGTGACACCACTTTTCCATTCCCAAAATATTTTGATGAAAGAAATGGACCAAAGCAACTAAAACGTGAAGGCTTCCCCAATTTGGGAAATACCTGTTACATGAATTCCATTTTACAGTCTGTCTTTGGGATCCCAACCTTTGCAAAGGACTTACTCACACAAGGTATTCCATTTGACAGTGTTTCCGGTGATGATCTTATCAAGCCCTTAACTCAACTTCTTGTGGTGAAAGACATTCAAGATGTAGACATTAAGGGAGCATTCCTCATGAATGTGATGAGAAGCATTTCCATGGTTACAGACACATTCTCCTACAATGAACAGAATGATGCCCATGAATTCTTAAGTGTGTGTTTAGACCTATTAAAACTGAGCATGGAAAAACTAAATACCATGTGGAATgctgagagagagaacaaaggtgAGAAATCATCTTCACTAATGTATGCTGGGACTGCTGCTTTCAAAAGGTTTGTTTGTCCCGTTCGTGCTAATTTTGAAATTGAGCTACAAAAATCCATTATTTGTGAAGGTTGTGGTGAGGCTACTCTCAAAACTGAAGTGAGTAATTACCTCTCCATTGACCTGCACCAAGGGACAAAAGAAAGCCCTCTATCAATTCAAAGGTCTTTTGATCTGTTCTTTAAACCAGAAAAGATTGAGCATAATTGTGAGAAATGCAAGAACAAGAATTCTGTTCTCAGGTACACATTGAGGAGACTCCCCAAGGTCCTCATAGTTCATCTGAAACGCTACCAAGTTACCACTGACAAGTTGCTGGTGAAGAGTCAGCAGCCAGTTGAGATTTCTAAGTATTTAAATATATCTTCCCATTGCAATAGAAACAGGAATCCACCATTTCCCTTGGACAATACATCCCCTAATGGTGACTATGATATCTCAAATGTTTCTCAAGGGGTGATGCCTAAGATCCTCAACCAGTCAATGCCATCTAGAAAGGTGACTTCAGAAACCAGTGATCCCACAATTCTTCAGGTTGAGTGTGATGAGGATGCTGAAATACAAAACTTCCTGAGAATGTACAAGGATGCAGGTGAGGAACAGCAGCAGAGAGACTTGGAAAGTGGTTCTAAGCTGGAGCCTGAACTAGTGAAGACAGAATACAGGATGCTCAGTGAAAAGACCTTGCTAGCAGCTGACTCAGTGGGTGAAGGAAAAGGCTTCCTCTCTATGATCTGTGAGCCTGTCAGCATCCAAGACCCAGGTCTTACAGAGGTACCCGATGATGCAGATTTTAAGGACTATGAGAAAGTTATTGTACATGAAGAGTCAGATTATCACACTACCACTGagttgtcaaaatatttttgtgATCTTAAAGAATGGAAGATTCTAGAAGGATCTCAAGAAATGGTGGAACAGCTCTACCAGATTCATGGGAATGGAATGCGCAATGAATTGCTTCTGCAGGCATCATATCCAAGTGTTAGTACTCAGAAAGGCACAGGGAAGGGTATGAGTAGGTCTTCAGAATTGAGAGCTCAGGTAGATGATCCACATTCCCTTGGTGTGTTTGGTCCTGATAACAATCCTAAAAATAACAATGTTACAGAACGCAACAACATAGTAAATGCCACTGAGGAATCAAATGTGGAGATGGAAGATGATCCTCAGAATTACAGGCTTGTCAGTGTTGTCAGCCATTTTGGGAGCTCCCCAAATTCAGGCCATTATGTAAGTGATGTGTATGATTTTCAAAGGCAGGCATGGCTCCTgtacagtgatatggaagtgtttGAGATTCCAGATTCCTTTATTCAAGAGGGCAGGCGTCACActggctacatttttttttacatgcataATGAAGTTTTTGAGGAACTGTTGAAAAAGGCATTAGAGTGCAAGTTTACTAGTACATCTAAAGGGGAAACCAAGGAAATAGATCTCTCGACATTGTTTTTTGGCTTAACAGACATCATATGA